One stretch of Calonectris borealis chromosome 5, bCalBor7.hap1.2, whole genome shotgun sequence DNA includes these proteins:
- the BRMS1L gene encoding breast cancer metastasis-suppressor 1-like protein, translating to MPVHSREKKENNHDEMEVDYGENEGSSSEEEETESSSVSEEGDSSEMDDEDCERRRMECLDEMSNLEKQFTDLKDQLYKERLSQVDAKLQEVIAGKAPEYLEPLAALQENMQIRTKVAGIYRELCLESVKNKYECEIQASRQHCESEKLLLYDTVQSELEEKIRRLEEDRHSIDITSELWNDELQSRKKRKDPFSPDKKKPVVVSGPYIVYMLQDLDILEDWTTIRKAMATLGPHRVKPEPPVKLEKHLHSARSEEGRLYYDGEWYGRGQTICIDKKDECPTSAIITTINHDEVWFKRPDGSKSKLYISQLQKGKYSIKHNHN from the exons atGCCGGTCCATTCCCGGGAGAAGAAGGAGAATAACCACGATGAGATGGAGGTGGACTACGGGGAGAACGAGGGCAGcagctcggaggaggaggagaccgAGAGCTCGTCCGTGTCCGAGGAGGGGGACAGCTCAG AAATGGATGATGAGGATTGTGAAAGAAGAAGAATGGAGTGTTTAGATGAAATGTCCAATCTTGAAAAGCAATTTACAGACCTTAAAGATCA aCTTTACAAAGAAAGATTAAGCCAAGTGGATGCAAAACTACAAGAGGTCATAGCCGGAAAAGCACCTGAATATTTAGAACCATTGGCAGCTTTACAAGAAAATATGCAAATCCGAACCAAGGTGGCAG GTATCTATAGAGAGCTTTGTCTGGAATCTGTGAAGAACAAGTATGAATGTGAAATTCAAGCATCTCGACAGCACTGTGAG aGTGAAAAGCTTCTGTTGTATGACACTGTACAAAGTGAACTAGAAGAGAAGATTAGAAGACTTGAAGAAGACAGGCATAGCATTGACATTACCTCAG AATTATGGAATGATGAGCTACAGtctaggaagaaaaggaaggatcCATTTAGTCCAGATAAGAAGAAACCTGTTGTTGTATCAG GCCCCTATATAGTTTATATGTTACAAGACCTTGATATACTTGAAGACTGGACAACAATAAGGAAG GCAATGGCTACACTGGGGCCACACAGAGTAAAGCCAGAAC CACCTGTCAAATTAGAAAAGCATCTACATAGTGCTAGATCTGAAGAAGGAAGACTTTACTATGATGGAGAGTGGTATGGACGTGGACAGACGATATGCATTGATAAAAAAGATGAATGTCCTACAAG TGCCATCATTACAACAATTAACCATGATGAAGTTTGGTTTAAAAGACCAGATGGAAGCAAGTCCAAGCTCTATATTTCTCagctacagaaaggaaaatattcaataAAGCATAACCACAACTGA